One Camelus ferus isolate YT-003-E chromosome 27, BCGSAC_Cfer_1.0, whole genome shotgun sequence DNA window includes the following coding sequences:
- the MRPS11 gene encoding 28S ribosomal protein S11, mitochondrial, with the protein MQVVRNAGSQLLRSWAWPPTARVVATVPAPTIHTGAQQLQDAAAKQEVEAKAEAPAPSRSSFSIYPPVPGQESSLRWAGKKFEEIPIAHIKASYNNTQIQVVSATHQPLACTSCGTEGFRNAKKGTGIAAQTAGIAAAAKATGKGVTHVRVVVKGLGPGRLSAIKGLTMGGLEVISITDNTPIPHNGCRPRKARRL; encoded by the exons ATGCAGGTTGTAAGAAACGCGGGATCTCAGCTCTTGAGGTCATGGGCTTGGCCACCGACTGCCAG GGTCGTGGCAACAGTGCCGGCCCCCACCATCCACACGGGCGCCCAGCAGCTGCAAGACGCGGCGGCCAAGCAGGAAGTTGAGGCGAAAGCGGAGGCTCCGGCTCCGAGTCGCAGCAGCTTCAG CATTTACCCTCCAGTTCCAGGACAGGAGAGCTCTCTGAGGTGGGCAGGAAAGAAATTTGAGGAAATCCCAATTGCACACATTAAAGCATCCTACAACAA cacacAGATCCAGGTAGTGTCTGCCACGCACCAGCCCCTTGCCTGCACTTCCTGCGGCACAGAGGGGTTTCGGAATGCCAAGAAGGGGACGGGCATCGCAGCGCAAACAGCGGGCATAGCTGCCGCGGCG AAAGCTACAGGGAAGGGCGTGACCCATGTCCGCGTTGTGGTGAAAGGCCTGGGGCCAGGGCGCTTG TCTGCCATCAAGGGACTGACCATGGGGGGCCTGGAGGTGATCTCAATCACAGACAACACCCCCATCCCGCACAACGGCTGCCGCCCTAGGAAGGCTCGGAGGCTGTGA
- the MRPL46 gene encoding 39S ribosomal protein L46, mitochondrial isoform X1, which translates to MAAPIKRTVLGVARGWRRFEGPWPRSLGSRSLALAAAPSSSGSPWRLMGALCLQRPPLVSKPLTPLQEEMAALLQQFEIERSLYSDHELRALDEAQQLEKRKSDLYEEEEDERNILLAQDLEDMWEQKFLQFKPGARITEADEKNDQTSLHRKLDRNLILLIKEKLGDQDLWMLPQAEWQPGETLRQTAERSLANLSENNMEAKFLGNAPCGHYKFKFPQAVRTESRLGAKIFFFKALLLTGDFSQAGKKGHHVWVSKEELDDYLKPKYLAQVKRFLLDL; encoded by the exons ATGGCAGCGCCCATAAAGCGGACTGTGTTAGGGGTGGCGAGAGGCTGGCGGCGTTTCGAGGGCCCCTGGCCCCGTAGCCTGGGTTCTCGCAGCCTGGCCCTTGCTGCCGCGCCCTCGAGCAGCGGGTCTCCATGGCGCCTGATGGGCGCGTTGTGCCTGCAGCGGCCACCTCTCGTCTCGAAGCCGCTGACCCCCTTGCAGGAAGAGATGGCGGCTCTGCTGCAGCAG ttcGAGATAGAGAGAAGTCTGTATTCAGATCATGAGCTTCGAGCTTTGGATGAAGCCCAGCaactggaaaagaggaaaagtgacctttatgaagaagaagaagatgagcGAAATATATTGCTGGCTCAGGATTTGGAAGACATGTGGGAGCAGAAATTCCTACAGTTCAAACCTGGGGCTCGAATAACAG AAGCCGATGAAAAGAATGACCAAACCTCATTGCACCGCAAACTGGACAGGAACCTTATTCTGTTGATAAAAGAGAAGCTTGGAGACCAGGATCTGTGGATGCTGCCACAGGCAGAGTGGCAGCCTGGGGAGACCCTGCGACAAACAGCTGAGCGAAGCCTGGCGAACCTCTCAG aaaACAACATGGAAGCCAAGTTCCTGGGAAATGCACCCTGTGGCCACTACAAGTTCAAGTTCCCCCAGGCAGTGCGGACAGAGAGCAGGCTTGGGgccaaaatattcttctttaaaGCACTACTACTAACTGGAGACTTTTCCCAGGCCGGGAAGAAGGGCCATCATGTATGGGTCAGTAAGGAGGAGCTGGATGACTATTTGAAACCAAAATACCTGGCCCAGGTTAAGAGGTTTCTCTTGGACCTCTGA
- the MRPL46 gene encoding 39S ribosomal protein L46, mitochondrial isoform X2, whose protein sequence is MAAPIKRTVLGVARGWRRFEGPWPRSLGSRSLALAAAPSSSGSPWRLMGALCLQRPPLVSKPLTPLQEEMAALLQQFEIERSLYSDHELRALDEAQQLEKRKSDLYEEEEDERNILLAQDLEDMWEQKFLQFKPGARITEADEKNDQTSLHRKLDRNLILLIKEKLGDQDLWMLPQAEWQPGETLRQTAERSLANLSASDPAESRSSGL, encoded by the exons ATGGCAGCGCCCATAAAGCGGACTGTGTTAGGGGTGGCGAGAGGCTGGCGGCGTTTCGAGGGCCCCTGGCCCCGTAGCCTGGGTTCTCGCAGCCTGGCCCTTGCTGCCGCGCCCTCGAGCAGCGGGTCTCCATGGCGCCTGATGGGCGCGTTGTGCCTGCAGCGGCCACCTCTCGTCTCGAAGCCGCTGACCCCCTTGCAGGAAGAGATGGCGGCTCTGCTGCAGCAG ttcGAGATAGAGAGAAGTCTGTATTCAGATCATGAGCTTCGAGCTTTGGATGAAGCCCAGCaactggaaaagaggaaaagtgacctttatgaagaagaagaagatgagcGAAATATATTGCTGGCTCAGGATTTGGAAGACATGTGGGAGCAGAAATTCCTACAGTTCAAACCTGGGGCTCGAATAACAG AAGCCGATGAAAAGAATGACCAAACCTCATTGCACCGCAAACTGGACAGGAACCTTATTCTGTTGATAAAAGAGAAGCTTGGAGACCAGGATCTGTGGATGCTGCCACAGGCAGAGTGGCAGCCTGGGGAGACCCTGCGACAAACAGCTGAGCGAAGCCTGGCGAACCTCTCAG CTAGTGACCCGGCTGAGTCTAGAAGCTCGGGGCTCTGA